The Maridesulfovibrio zosterae DSM 11974 genome contains a region encoding:
- a CDS encoding holo-[acyl-carrier-protein] synthase: protein MIIGLGIDITELDRIKRSLEKFGERFIKKILTEEEMQLVPDKNPVPYVSARFAAKEAAVKALGTGFAEGITFQCIQISRLNSGAPELIFRGKALARSSEMGVQSIHLSITHGRDTAAAVVILEK from the coding sequence ATGATTATTGGTCTTGGAATTGATATTACTGAACTCGACCGCATAAAGCGCTCGCTGGAAAAATTTGGTGAGCGCTTTATAAAAAAAATTCTTACAGAAGAAGAGATGCAACTTGTTCCAGATAAAAATCCTGTACCTTACGTTTCTGCACGCTTTGCAGCAAAAGAAGCTGCTGTAAAAGCACTGGGAACAGGTTTTGCTGAAGGAATAACTTTCCAATGTATCCAGATTTCCAGATTAAATTCAGGTGCCCCCGAGCTTATTTTTCGAGGTAAGGCTTTAGCGCGCAGTAGTGAAATGGGTGTGCAAAGCATTCATCTTTCCATAACTCATGGCCGTGACACCGCAGCAGCTGTTGTTATTTTAGAAAAATAA
- a CDS encoding pyridoxine 5'-phosphate synthase yields MPVLCVNVDHVATIRQARLGIEPDPVTAAAMCELAGAAGIIMHLREDRRHVQDRDINLISQTIQTDFHFEMAATEEMQQIALRIKPATVCLVPEKREELTTEGGLNCIGQEKRLIEYLAPLHEQGIGSSFFIDADPDQIKASKAIGAEYVEIHTGHFADAKTRIDQKNELSRIIDGIKLCQDLGLKVNLGHGLNYTNILDFAEVPGICEYSIGHSIMARAIYLGIDRAVRDMLKLIRTFVN; encoded by the coding sequence ATGCCAGTCTTATGCGTCAATGTAGACCACGTTGCCACTATCCGCCAAGCACGCCTTGGCATTGAACCAGATCCAGTAACTGCCGCAGCTATGTGTGAACTTGCTGGCGCAGCAGGAATCATAATGCATCTACGCGAAGACCGCAGACATGTACAAGACCGAGATATAAATCTCATCAGCCAGACTATTCAAACTGATTTTCATTTTGAAATGGCGGCAACAGAAGAAATGCAACAGATTGCGCTGCGTATAAAACCTGCCACAGTATGCCTCGTACCAGAAAAACGTGAAGAACTCACCACTGAAGGCGGTTTAAACTGTATCGGTCAGGAAAAAAGACTTATTGAATATCTGGCCCCTCTTCACGAGCAAGGCATTGGATCTTCATTTTTTATAGATGCAGACCCAGACCAGATTAAAGCTTCTAAAGCTATCGGTGCTGAATATGTTGAAATTCATACTGGGCATTTTGCAGATGCAAAGACACGCATTGATCAAAAAAATGAGTTATCTAGAATAATTGACGGCATTAAATTGTGTCAGGACCTTGGACTTAAAGTGAATCTCGGACACGGCTTGAATTACACCAATATTCTTGATTTTGCTGAGGTTCCCGGTATTTGTGAATACTCTATTGGTCATTCCATTATGGCTCGCGCTATCTATCTCGGGATTGACCGTGCTGTACGTGACATGCTTAAACTCATCAGAACTTTTGTGAACTAA